Within Sphaerodactylus townsendi isolate TG3544 linkage group LG05, MPM_Stown_v2.3, whole genome shotgun sequence, the genomic segment agtaagctcggttgctagtaatggggcttgcttctgagtaaaccctcctagggtcgtgattcatccattggaagagtcgcacggttgcttcaaagcaaagccacccactaccaccaagcttactcctgagtaatgcacgcctccaagccaaccgttttttctaaactaaaatctcagtattcaggttaaactgctgtgttggcactttgcgataaataagtgggttttgggttgcaattgggtcactcggtctcgaaaaggtttgctatcactgtcctagaggctgctgggcagtcactgtgtgaacagaatactggacttgatgggcctttggtctgatccagggtgatgcctcttatgttcttatagtgttAGATCCGCTTCTTTGCACTCCGGAAATTCCAGCATTGGTTCCTGGCATTTTCAGTAAGATCTCAGGTTGAGAAAGACCTGTTTCAACTGGAGACTGTGGAGAGTAGCAGCGATTCAGAGTAAACTCCACTGAGCTCAAGtgtatgatcagtggtgggatccaaaaattttaataacaggctccgatggtggtgggattcaaacagtggtgccgccgcacacacgcacctccagtccctattgggcagggaggttgctttagtaaccccttctcggcactcagaaaaaattagtaaccacttctagagaagtggtgagaactggttgtatCCCACCTATGGGTATGATTTGCTATAACGTGGCAGTGTACGATATTCCAGACGAGAACACCCATTCACTGTTTCCCAGCTTCTTCTCATTGTGGAATCCAATTTGAAAACTTCTACTGTGGACGGTCTCTGGGCAAttcctctagatcagtggtggcgaacctatggcacgggtgccagaggtggcactcagagccctctctgtgggcacgcacaacagagtgcccccccacatctaggctggcctgggccgctgggctcgattattagcactaaacctaagacctagttttggggaagcagtgtaggtaaccctgttaagcactgttaaatcccactgattttcatgcaaagaactaaagcacaaccctttaccctggagtaagcttggttgctggcaatggatcttgcttctgagtaaaccctcctagggtcgtgattcacgttgggagagttgcacgattgcttcaaagcaaagccaccactaccgccaagcttactcctgagtaagaaTAACCaggccaactggttttttctaaactaagacctcagtattcaggttaaattgccgtgttggcactttgcaataaataagtgggttttgggttgcaatttgggcacttggtcttgaaaaggttcgccatcactgctctagatgacTCGTAGCCTTCCATTCATCCTGAAGATTCCATGTTCCTAAGCCCATTGTTTCTACAGAACACTTTAGAGCCATCAGGCAGAGTGGAAAGAGAAGAAATGGATTGACCTGCTTTCCAACTTGATGGCTGGAGAGAATGGTCCTAAAGCTAATTACCTAGTTTTAGCAAGTTCATCCAAGATGCTGGTGTGATATAGTTCTCTTTGTGAATAGCAGAGAGAGCTGGCAGATCCTCACCAGACTGGTGTTTATATAGCTCACTGGTTGGTCCTGCAATCTTTGGAGCCCGTTTGAGATGTCATTCAGAAGTACCAGATCAGTTACCCCTGGACCTTCACAGACAAGGAGTCGGGGGTCTTCTAGATCAAAAAGTCCTGGGTCAAGGCCAATCAGTCCAGGGCATGTTAGAACAGCAACCTCTCCGGGATATGCAGGAGACCGATCAACCATCTCTAGAGCAACTTCAAGGGAAAGAACTTCCACAATGGGGAGATCAAGAACTCCAGAAAAAGGACGTCCAGTTGTCAAGACTGGAGCTGTTGTGATAGAAACTGGTACTGGAACATGTAAAGCTGGATTTGCAGGTCAACAGACTCCCCAGTCTGTCATTGGGACTTTGGTTGGACATTGTACAGAGAAGTCCATGAGGACTAGAAGAAATAGACCAGATACGttcattggggagaaagccaGATTGGAGCCTGATCTTGATATCATTTTGCCAGTACGTCATGGCATAATCATAGACTGGGATGCGGCTGAAGTCCTTTGGAGACACCTCTTCTACGATCACCTCAAAGTTGCTCCTGAAGACCACCCCCTCTTAATGTCTGATCCTCCACTGTGCCCGACCACAAACAGAGAGAAGCTGGTGGAGGTCGTCTTTGAGTCCCTTCACTCTCCAGGAATGTATGTGGCATATCAGTCCGTGCTGTCGGTGTACGCTCATGGTAAAATTAGTGGCTTAGTGATAAAACCGCAGACTATCACGGTGACCTTTATACTGTGCCAGTCCATCAAGGGTACAATTTGCCGCATGCCATAGAAAGAATGGACATTGCTGGGTCCAATATGACATCTTTCTTGATGGATCTTCTGAAGGACATGGGACATTACTTCGATGACAGAATGCTAGATATTGTTGATGATATCAAACACAAATGCTGCTACGTGGCCCTTGATTTTGAGAATGAATGGAACAGTCACAAGAGGGAATACATTGTGGATTATCAGTTACCAGATGGGCAGATTATAAGGCTGGGGAAAGAGAGATTTCAGTGCCCGGAGATGTTGTTCAATCCTCCTCAGATGCCTGGCCTCTCTCTTGTAGGAATCCATGGCATGGCCCAAAGAAGCTTGAGGAAGATACCTGAAGAGACTCGGAAAGAAATGTATGAAAACGTCATGTTATGCGGAGGGTCATCCCTCTTTGAAGGACTTGAGAAGAGATTTTCTCATGAGCTTCTGGCCAATCTTCAGTCCAATACGAAAGTGAAGGTCTCAGCCATCCCCCTGAGAAAATACTCAGTCTGGACTGGAGGCTCGGTTCTGGCTTCCCTGAAGAACTTCCAGCCCTGTTGGATTAAAAAGGAACAATATCACGAGCATGGGCCGTACATCGTCCACAGGAAGTGCTACTGAGATAGACCGATTGAACCCAGTACGCCCAAGGTAACGTGTGACCCAGGAAGCAAGAGAAGGCAACAATAAATGCACGTGTTTGCGTAGAACTTGAAATACGGCTTCTGGTTATTTGCTGATAAAAGTTGGATCGGTCTCTATAGGATGGATATTTAATCTGAATAGTTGCAAGGCCTTAGTCACAGCTTGGGCTGCCATATATGCCCAATGGAAATGGGACATCTCCCACCTACCCCAGCAGGCCTTGGCTGCCAGTCctccaataaagaaaaaaaaatccaattgttCACAGCAGTAGCAGTCCTTATTGCTTCCTCTAAGTTGGTCAGTGGAGCTACCAGAAGCTGTTGACCATGACTGTCAATCTTTCTTCTTTCccaggaaggggtggtggtggatatgACCGATCAGGGGGCCCAGGGAAAAATCTAGGTTGTTTTTCTTCAcatacaggaggggggggggggcaagtttgCTAGGCAGAATGGTTTATGAGCACTTTTAGACCCCAACTCATTTTGCTACACACTTCATCAGGGGATCTTACATAGCAACCTTTGCCAGAGAAGTTTCTATGTCAGATCTCCTCACAAAGCTTATAGCAAAACGTGTTGGGATCTAAACGGTCTCCTCAACTGCTCTATCTAGCACActtgttcttttttctcctgCCTACTGGTGCCgcctttattttcttcctttccatgCATGCGACCATTCTCACTCAGAACATGAAGCTATTGTCCCTCCAATGCCagaaggaggcagccattttctgttagTGAGAGGGGGAAACTTGGAGAAGAGGTTAAAGGtacatgcccagaggtgggatccagcaggttctcacaggttcccgagagtaggttactaattatttgtgtgtgccgagagggggttactaatgggtgattttgccacgtgatttttgccttagttacgcccctcctctcagcagtagtgtgcagaacgtgaagcagtctagcaggaggtgcaccggcgtgtgtggcagcctgcgcctgtgtgcattcgtttcccacccaaggaccggcgcagcggctgtgtccttgccacagccccgccctggaatgccccgcccccggaatgccccgccccatcgtgccctgccccatcgtgccccgccccatcgtgccccacccccatcgagccccgcccagcctcattggcgctacgccacagtttgaatcccaccaccatgggaacctgttactaaaatttttggatcccaccactgtgtatgccCCATCCTGAACTACTGTGATAGAGGCAGCACTTTTCTCTTATTAGGAGTGTAATAATAATCACTCGAGAGCAGGTGATTAGGACCATATGATCAAGACCGGTATCAAAAAAATCCTCAGACGATGCAAAGTGCAAATTGTGCAAGGAAGGCGACGAAATTGTACATCACatactgcaaaaagattgcccagactgagtacgaacagaggcacaactcagtggccaagatgatccactggaatttatgcgaGAATTACATCAGAACGGCTAAAagctggtgggaacattgtccagagacaGTCATGGAAAATTGGGCAATACATTAGGTGTCAAGCCAAACACCCAGGAGACCACTTGCAGGTTGATAAAAAAAACTCCATCTGCCAGTTACAAAAGGCCATGATGCTTGGATCTGCATAAATGCTATGACAATATATTACAgcatcctaggtcc encodes:
- the LOC125433269 gene encoding LOW QUALITY PROTEIN: actin-like protein 9 (The sequence of the model RefSeq protein was modified relative to this genomic sequence to represent the inferred CDS: deleted 2 bases in 1 codon), which codes for MGRSRTPEKGRPVVKTGAVVIETGTGTCKAGFAGQQTPQSVIGTLVGHCTEKSMRTRRNRPDTFIGEKARLEPDLDIILPVRHGIIIDWDAAEVLWRHLFYDHLKVAPEDHPLLMSDPPLCPTTNREKLVEVVFESLHSPGMYVAYQSVLSVYAHGKISGLVIKPQTITVLYTVPVHQGYNLPHAIERMDIAGSNMTSFLMDLLKDMGHYFDDRMLDIVDDIKHKCCYVALDFENEWNSHKREYIVDYQLPDGQIIRLGKERFQCPEMLFNPPQMPGLSLVGIHGMAQRSLRKIPEETRKEMYENVMLCGGSSLFEGLEKRFSHELLANLQSNTKVKVSAIPLRKYSVWTGGSVLASLKNFQPCWIKKEQYHEHGPYIVHRKCY